From the genome of Nicotiana tabacum cultivar K326 chromosome 17, ASM71507v2, whole genome shotgun sequence:
CGTACGCCTTAGCGCAGCTTAAGCGAGGCGAAGGGCCCTCCTTGAGCTTTATTAAGCTACAGGGCTTACACTCGTTTTAAatgagcctttgacaacactgccTAAGACAAACGATAGGGAGTTAAAAAGTCTAAACTACTAATCCGGAACAAAATGACAACAAACATAATTACACAATGAGTCAAGCAAAAAACATAACAGGATCATGAAGCATAAGAATATTAGATTTTTTCTTTTGACAAATGGCATCCGACCTAACTGCGTGCAGCTAGACTATTTTATCAGGTACCTGCTACTCCCATCAGCACAAGGAACGAGTAAAAAATATCGAATAATTTGTTGTTCTCATTCTTTGGATAATTTATACGAATCTTTGTCACCCATTTCAAGTGCAATTGATTTGGCGCTCCTATTGCTACAAACCAGTAAAAGATATAAATAAGGAAATAGTTAAAAGTAAACAAACAGCATGTTGGCGAGTGTCGGCGTTGATGCGCTGAATCCAAAGGGAACGCATATCCCTCTTCTTGTTTCGACGGTCTCTATAGAAGTACTGAAGTTCTTTCTCCACTCTCTCCCTTGCTATTCTAATACAGTTCTTGGCTCACCCTCTGAAACCTTTTGCTAGCTTCAATACCTCCTTCTTGTTCATCTTTTAACTTCTTGGCAAGACTTGGGTTTGTGTTGAAATGTGCAAAGGTATGCACACAAAATGGTACATACAGCAAAACAAGTGTGTGTAGATTATGCCTGCTATTAAGAATGTATCTGTATATACAAAGGTCCATTTGCTCACGATTTTGGCACTTTGCACCctcgtgtttttttttttttttaataataaaaaatccaTCATTATGATGGAGAGGTTAGGCATGACCTGGTTGTATATATCAAAGTTAACAACAACCCGGAGGAGGACATAAACCTTTGCCTCACTTACACAGCGTAAATTGGTGTACACCAATCTAATGAAATATTGTATACATATGACTATTTGAAGAGTGGAGGACTCCTCCTTACACTTTGATAATTTCATCAGCACAATCAAATCCATAACAAAATCAAATTGTGACATCATTGATTGTGAACTGATTCTTCTTTTGTCTAAATCTGAAGTTCGGCATGTTGTCTTGATCTAACTTCAAGGAAGCTCTAATTTTCATAGGAAGAGAAACAACTTGGTTGAAGATATGAAACGTCTTGGAACTTTCTCCCAACTTGGCCAGATGGTCTGTAATTGCGTTACCTTCTCTAAAAATATGTACAAAGAGAAAGTTTCCAGTTTCTGTGACCTCTCTAATCTGAGTGAGTTGCCAAGGTGGTTTCATCCTTTGGTTAACCAAATTCACAATTAGCATGGAATCTGATTCTACTATAACCTTAGAAAAGCCACAATTACAACACAGTTTGACACCATATAACATAGCCTTAGCTTCAGCTAAGTTGTTATTCCCTTGGCCATAGAACTCTGCAAATGCCTTGATCATCTCACCATTATAGTTTCTGATCATTCCTCCACCACCTGTTGTGCCAGGGTTTCCTTTACAACACCCATCCACATTAAATTTACCCACCCCATCTCAGGTTTCCTCCAGATGACTGCCTGAAATTGTATACAATGCTTCAAATTCTCTATAACCTTACATTTATCAATCCAAAGTTGAGGAAGTTGAAGAGTAGGGAATTGATAATTAATTATCAAAGTCATAAGATTAGAAACTTTTGAATAATGTGCCATGCTGACATTTTCTTATTCTCAAACATAGCTGCACATCTACTCTTCCAAATATCCCAACAAACGACTGATGGTACACATTGTAATAGAGTTGAATGAACTTCATTATTAGCCTTAGCTATCCACCAATTCATCAAGACGTGTCTAACATGTCCCTGGCTGAATTTGACGGCACATACATTGCAAAAATAGTTCCACACATGTCTTGCAATCTCGTTGCAGGTAAAAAGATGATTGATGGATTCCTCTTCGTGCTTAGTACAACAACTGCATCTGGAAGTGACCATGTTAACTACATCATCTGTAGGAATTCTAGCCTGCAACAACCTCAACATGAAAAATGAAATCTTGAATGGGATTTGTTTGTGCCAAATCCTGCTGCTAGTAAAGGTGCCACATCCTTTCCTCCTTAGATTTTGCCAAGCAGATTTGCATGTGAATTCCCCAGTTTTTTCCAATAGCCAAATAGGATAGTCTCTCTTATCAacattaatttttattttctggATTGTATTGACTGTCGATTCAGATACTTTTCCCATCAATTTGTCCCTCATCCAAGCACCTTCATGTATGAATTCCTGCACTTTGGTATTCTTTGATGTCCTTCCTCCTAGAACTATGTTTGCTAAAGCTCCCAGTACTGTCCAATTATCCCACCAGAAAGAAACATCTCTTCGTCTAATCTTACAGAAGATAGACATTTCAGCATTTTTCTTACAATCCATCAATCTTTTCCAAATGTGGGACTAGCCATTTGCCCACTTTTTGGAAACAGGATGAGGCCTTTTGCACTACTTAGCCTCTAAAAATTCTTTTAATAGAGTGTTTTGAGTCCTGAAATTCCACCACAATTTAGTCCAGAAAGAATTACAAATATCTTGAAGTGACCCGAACCCAACTTCTCCTTCCTGACCTGGTAGGCACAGATCACCCCATGTTTTCCAACGTTTTTTGTATCTGTTGTCATCCTTTCCCCAGAAAAAACTTGCCATAATTTTCTCCATCTGTTTAAGAACTCCCTTGGAAGGTTGAACTACTGATAACAGTTGTAGAGGTAGAGACTGTAGGACTGATTTTATTAACACCGCTTTGCCACCATATGATAGGTATTTCGTTTGCCAACCTTGAACTTTGTTAACAACTTTAGCCACCATATTATTGTAATACACAACCTTCTTTTTGCCGCAATAAACTGGGCAACCAAGATACTGCATGGGTAATGGATAACTCTGGAACTTGGTGATCTTCTTGATATCATCCTGTTTGGAAATAGGATGAGACCTTTTTTTAATATTAGccttagggtacgcgctttgcgcgtgtaccttaTATCGATAATATAacacttttaaaaattatataaatattattaaattttgtatatctTATGTGCAATTATTCTATCTCATTCGATAGATTTTAAAATTTGATGTTGAGTTAAAAGGTATAATAATTATGAATATTGTGATAAATTATACCTAATAATAGTATTTAGTAGGATTTgtatttgtatttgtatttgtatataaCTAAAGAATGAAATATGTTTTTTGACAAAAAGTTTttctctatatttttcttttttattgttactaagttaattaaattatataaaattaattagttttaattttaTGATCAGTTATAAATCTATAATTGAGAATAAACAAATCATAGGACTGCCAACTGATATTATACAAGATATTAATATTGAAACTTATATAATTCAAAAAATGATTTAATGtataaaatttagttgatttaaaaCTTTTAGTCTCtcagtataatttttttttaaattacataATAAATACATTAAGATATGTTTAAGTTATAGTAAAAGTATCAAGCATGTAAGTCTTTTAAATTGATAAATATTTAGCAAGCTTAGCTTGTTAAATAAAACAGATAAATACGATATAAGAgccaaaaaatttaaagtaaaataaagtaaaaaataagagAGATATTCAAAACCATATGAGAAAATATTCGTTAAAATATTAGAAGGAGTAATAGATAATACATTAATAATAAGTATTAGATGAAAcatacttttatttttaatacaTGCAATATCAGTTTCTATTATTTATTACATACTTAATCCACAGAAAGTCTTTTACATAAAATATTTGATCAACTTATTCTTTGTCATGGATTCAAAGAAGAAATTGCATGTATTAAAAAGAAGACCTATAATAAACAAGACTAATGTCAAATTTGATTTGATTCTTTCAATTCTTCATTTACCGTTTGAT
Proteins encoded in this window:
- the LOC142171780 gene encoding uncharacterized protein LOC142171780, encoding MAILSNTLITYSELPTCPPWMSPWHTVASLNLECMASQVVGKLQLCIQKLMVNYGNFMHGLMKENVQLNRKVLSELSMLEPYSFNALVDTSRSAFPGNKTDDIKKITKFQSYPLPMQYLGCPVYCGKKKVVYYNNMVAKVVNKVQGWQTKYLSYGGKAVLIKSVLQSLPLQLLSVVQPSKGVLKQMEKIMASFFWGKDDNRYKKRWKTWGDLCLPGQEGEVGFGSLQDICNSFWTKLWWNFRTQNTLLKEFLEAK
- the LOC142171778 gene encoding uncharacterized protein LOC142171778; protein product: MIRNYNGEMIKAFAEFYGQGNNNLAEAKAMLYGVKLCCNCGFSKVIVESDSMLIVNLVNQRMKPPWQLTQIREVTETGNFLFVHIFREGNAITDHLAKLGESSKTFHIFNQVVSLPMKIRASLKLDQDNMPNFRFRQKKNQFTINDVTI
- the LOC142171779 gene encoding uncharacterized protein LOC142171779; translation: MDCKKNAEMSIFCKIRRRDVSFWWDNWTVLGALANIVLGGRTSKNTKVQEFIHEGAWMRDKLMGKVSESTVNTIQKIKINVDKRDYPIWLLEKTGEFTCKSAWQNLRRKGCGTFTSSRIWHKQIPFKISFFMLRLLQARIPTDDVVNMVTSRCSCCTKHEEESINHLFTCNEIARHVWNYFCNVCAVKFSQGHVRHVLMNWWIAKANNEVHSTLLQCVPSVVCWDIWKSRCAAMFENKKMSAWHIIQKFLIL